The genomic interval GGGACCATCAAAATTGCGGGTCCTGTAAATGATGATGCATGCTTACATGgaagaaaataacaaatttcaatgtcttctcaaaaatattatttcttcaaCTATTTGCATAGTAAATTTtgcaataataaaaatatgatatataaTTGTTTATGGGATTCATTGAGAAAAATAAGGAGAGAAAAAACATTATCAGAATTATTTTGTATACATAAAAGCATCCCAAAGATGTTGGTAGGCTAATTGGTGGAATGATTGAGCATGAGGAAATTAAGAGAGTGGGCTTTGAGTGTGGAGTGTTGTATATGATTCTGCAAAAAATGTTAATAGTTTTTGTGACAGGCAATGTCAATAGTTAATTTCAGGGGAAACTGTGACACAAGACAACCCCCACGAGGTATTTAAGGAAAGTGGGGTAGGAACACCCACATggaaatcaaaacacaaatttaacTAACAATATATACATTCATGTATTAACACAACTATAAATTACAGCAAAAACtctgctttcttaatttttgtttaattaaattaaactcttAATATAAACATAGTATGTTAATATAAAATTCCGGGGActgtattaatttaatttttgttagaCCAAGTCAGTTAATGTGTCAAACTGCTAGTGCAAAACTACAGGCACATAAAGTTTCGAACAGTACACTAAACAGCGTTCACATAATTTTATATACTGATGAAGTAAACATTTTTGCCAACTAGGTTTTCGAAGCAGTCAAATAAGTTAAGTGTAATTTTAAAGTCTAGTCAACAATACTTATTAACATATTATTTGATAACATAATACTTCAAAACACATTaacttaataattaattaacatgTTGCGTTGATCATTAATTTACTAATCACtaccaaaaataattaacttactAATTAAATAGTAAATGTTACTAAACAGTAATACAATTATGAttcttgtaaaataaaaataatataaaacatgGGCAAGATTTTCCTTCACCTCACTTTTTCCTTTCTCTAGAAACATGAGGTATTCTTTAACTGAAAGttgtttatattttcatattttattgagattaaatatatttttattttattttttttacatgaaattaatttttctcaCTGATTTAAACTTTAGATCCTATGAATAAGTAAACTATTAGAATGTGTTTTTAGTATACACTAAGATGTTAAAACACTTTATGTTGATTTATAACTAACGTGaatgttataatataattttattgaaattttctttcttatataaaaaattattaataaaaatttatcctaaaccctaaatctatCTAACCCTTTTATTATTACATACAAATGAAAAGATTGATCTTCTTATCACATCCTAAATTAATCAGGAAGAATTTTGTATGAATCAAATATatgatattcttatattttGACATATATAAGGCTGgaatttgtgtttgttttaatttgaagaaagtgaggaaggtTTGGTGAAAGAGATGGCATGATCGGTTGAACTAAATATTTTGTCTGATGCAGGAGATCTGAGAGAGTGTTCCAGATTGCAAAACTTAGTTCATTGTAGCAGTTATAAATTCCGAAAGCAACTCGTGAAGAAAAGGCCAAGAACAATGTACGCAATCTATTATCTTGATACGCATCCTACACTTTGAGTTTATCGTACAAAGAGATTAATAAACAACTACTCTAGTGTATTGTGCTTGAATATTATGGCAGAATAATTAGCACACTTGTCAACAACTTTATTAACATtcaatttattgtttattattagTTTGAATTGACACTAATTTTGCTAACACACATGCATATCCGTTAGACAAGTGCAGATTAATTCATCAAATTTGTGTCTAGAATATGCTAAAACGCCAGTAGTTAAAGGTTTGTTTAAGTGGGCCAATCGGAGTGCACCTCACTTGGAACTTATcacattaataattataaatatagtaATATGTTTGCATGTGGCTATATTAAAGTTCCAAATGGTACAAGGATCTCATATGCATCAATTATATATACTGTGTGTGACCCTCTATCTCCAACAAAACCATTGCATATGCTATTGCCAAAACAGCTTGCTATAATCAAGTCAAACTCCACTATATATAAGTCCATGCAATAATTCACTAATATAAATTTTCTGTATTTGCTCCTTCAAGATATCTAATTCACTGGGGACCCTACTGTCCTTAAGTCTATACTTAATTGCCTTCACTTTTGTATATACCTTTACTTTCCTTCcttatatgtatttttataataatgacAACAATGACTATTGaatctaattaaaattttatacaaattaCCAAAATTTGTTATCATCAGATTGATACATTGAATGCAAAATGTGATTCATATATAtactacaataaaataattattaaataaaaactactaattaattattgtattaaCTAAatcaaatactattttaaaaactattttaaatattaaaaagaaacaTGTTAGAAAAGATGTCTAGAATTAGAAGGGTTGGGGAGGAAACATGAATGATTTAGCAATAAATATAGTGGTGGTGAAAAAGAAAGTAGAAAAGATATGATGAGAGTGTAGTTTAGCACGCCAAATGGCAAGGTGGCCTGATACTTAGGAAATTGATGATTCATAGGGTTGATAATTAGCCATAATTAAGAACATTGAACTGAGGAATACACCCTGTTTCAAGAATGCTTTTCATGATGCAGTATTTGCTCTATCTATTTTGTGGCAATGAGTGCCTCAAACAACATGTTATGATTTTGCTTAGTTATACACAGATCACTATTAACTAATCATAGGTTAACAACATTCAATTGTAGGCATGCAACTCTAATATTCTGCTGCATGATGTCATATTTATGCCGGCAATAACATATCCACTGTTCCCCCACTCTACACCGACTCCTCTCTTTTTTTCTCCCTTTTCTAATCAGTTGTTGCGATAACTCCTTCGCATACACGAAGGATCAGTATTACAGTATaggacaaaaataaattttgatgttATTCATTTGAGTATTATCAAAAATATGCTAGGGTTTCGACAAGGATCAATTCCTCCGATTTGCTTTTGTAGTTATCTATAAACAGATCTCGTTTGAGgcaaaatgaaaaatgaaaagagtTGCGTTAAGATCAATTGAGTTGGACTAATTATATACGTGAGTGAATTTaatcattgtacacagttgaaaCGTAGGTGATATTGTTCTTCAAGTGGAAATTGTTAAGTATGAAGTCATGACCAATTGGATTGAACTGACTAGGCATCATGTTTAGTTTAATGAGTGAGCTTAATTattgtgtcccttttataatttctatttgaAAAGATTGTAATTGATTGCAAAAgaatataatgaaaatataatagtTGTCCATGTAGAGTGTAACTTACAGTTAAGGACCGAACCACATTAAAtcttgtgttatttttttttttttaagtgttttttctattttttctatcATTAATTAGATATGAGTAGATTGTAAGAGTGAAGATACGAAATTTGTATAGACAGAATTTAAAATATCTGGAATCAAAGAACAGTATATGTGGGGTCCCCATTTCCGTAATAAGGTTGTGAAATATCTGGCACGATGGAATTAATCACTGGGCTACACTCTAATGCAACACACACAGCCTACACCTATATATCAACTTACATATAGATACTGTGCATAATAATCTTCCTGTTCAATCAATTAAATAAACAGTTTCCAACCAAATAACTGTATCACAAATTAATTTGgattaccaaatttagaatcccacattgaaatttatttaatatcacCGACACATTATACgagtatttttattaaattttatgtataattagttattattttgagttttaatgtggaattaaaattaattatgagaCATAAGAAAGAAAAGGTTGTGGTTTTATCATCCCGAGAAGAAATGTTTAGGCAAAAATAGTAAAACAGGAAAGTAAAAGGCTCCACATATAAACAAACACACAGAATGAAATACAAATAGTGTGGGCAGAAAATGCCACGTCAGCTATGTATGAGTTAATTTTCTCACCCGTCAGGGAAGGCATGCGTGGTGGGCTGTGGCCCACAATGTAAATGTGTAAATGAAAGTGGGCCCACTCTGGCATTCTCCTTCCCACATTTGTCAaaccctctttattctttttttacctttttatgGCTGGCAAGGAGCATTTTCTTTATCTGCTTCAGTTGTGTGGTGTGAAAACTGCAACAAAAGATGGGAGTTGCTCAGAGTGGTGATGGAATCGGGTAAACGGCACGTGCCACGTGATTTGTGTAGCTCTGTGGAAGAAGAAGTAGAGGGGTGGATCTAGACTTGGGACCATTCCACCACCATTTTGACTTATCTTGCAGGCCCAATACAATGGTCCACTAGGCCCTAACTAAccctctctcttcttcttcttcttcctttttaacTTTTCATTTTACTCCCACTCTTGCTTCTTACTTCTCACCAACAACATCAACTTTGACTTCCCATTTATAGACCAATGCTAAATTCTCTTACACCTCACCAATAAGAACAAATAATATGAACCAACTTCTAATAAGAATATTTAGGAGACAAACATTATAGTAAATCTTGTCTTGGTTAAgtcaaagaaaatattttaagaaagttAAACTTTGTTTTGTGTTGGTGATGAATCGTACGCACAACCCATCAGGGTCAAACATAAGTAGTATGCTATATTTACAAGTATAGATACATAACCTTTAACGTGGAACTAACTTATTATCACTATGAAATTAGCATGCCTTTAGATTTGGAAGCTagcattttttcttttttcttttgagGTCTTTTAATTAATAGGGATACTGAACTCATATTCATTTATTTCCACGTGTAAATATGATACATTGTTAAGATTTCATCCGTTTGAGCTAGTTTTtgaaattggattttttttttttatttgcaaatgtTTAATCATGTATCACttattaaaaagtttttttttaaagtgcagGCATTGCGACCACAATGTCCAATCACGTAtcaataagttaaaaaaaatgtgaaaattgATATCACCGACTTGTCATAATCTTGGCCTAACTTTTGAACAATGAAACTCAACAGATTTAAGAGACTGAATGAAAGACCGCGTGTCTTATTGATTTTCATGTCTATTATCATCTACTCACTGCAATTAATATTAGACCGGAATAATTAATTGTCACTGCACTTTTTATGTTTCATGTTTGGGAGATTCTAGAGTGAACTCTCATCAATCTTGAAAATCACAAGATAACGAATGATTTAAGGTTAATATTTCTATCCTAAATTAATTAGACTTCGGAGGTTTTTTGTTTTGAACCTCTCTGGTTTTTCATCACACAAAGCTTATTCTACTGGGTAATCCCCTCAACAAAATTGTTAATTgggacaaaaaaaaattggtagCCGTTAATTTAGACTTCCTTATTTAGATTTGAGCTTCCAAAGAATGTAAACAAGTTGCACTGAGGATGGCAGTATAAACCACTGTTCTGAATAAGCCTAGCTCTTTGACCAGTTTGGTCTATACTGTTGTTCTTGTTCACTTTCATTTGAAGCAAATTTTATTTATGGCTGTCTTTGGGATCTGTAATAGTACATTTGATGTGGCTGTGAACATTTTATTTACCTCATCTTTGAATTACTCTATCTAAATGGAGATGGGGTCTTGGGTAATTAATCTGGACCTTATTAACTCTCCTCATAAGCTTTAGGTCTAGCCAGGACCATTAAACTGTGTCATACTTTATGAAATGGACCACAATTATCCAAGGACAATTTTCCTTTCAAGGTTTTGGATTGGACCACCCCTCTTAATTTGACTCTCTTGACCCATAAGATGGTGTCATTTTCTTCAGGGGCTAGTGGTCTTTTACTTttacatttttcaaaattaactaGCTGCAGTCCTACAGTGAAACAAACAAAAATGGACAGTTATCAGATTTAATAataggacattaaatattttttcacattttatcGTTGTTGTTTTAATCCGCTGAGTAAAAGAACATTGTAATCAAATAAAGCTTATAATATGGAGTCTAGGCATTGGGATGAAGGAGCCAGAGAAGGCAAAAATGAACTAGGTTTTTATGACTCACAAGCACTTAGTATGTGTTACTATTGTTATTCTGGGTATCCATTACATCTATTTCCATTTGACAGTAATTGCAGTGCCTCCAAAGATGTCCAAAAAATGAGAAGAACCCTTAGTTATTGGAGTGTAGGTCTTGATAGTATTGTGAGATCCAACTTGCTATGATATTTACCTCCTGTCTCCTTACATCTTTAAGCCACTTTGGATCTTCCTTAGCAGAATACCTTAGGTCTACATGATGAGCTCCTGCTCACAAAAATGTTcaaataaatataagaatattGATATATTGAGAACCACTGATAGTTTGGTACTAACCTCTTTTTTCAACTATAGCAACTATTGTTTTTGATATATTCTTTAACACCCTGCAACCAAACTCATAGATAGTGTGGTTTTAATAATTGCTTttagcatttttgaaattatagtaattaaaaaGAAGAGATGGCATATTATACCCTCCACCACTCCAAGGATCTCTTAAACCATTGAAGAATATAATGTTGCTTGCAGACCTTTTCAGAACTGTCTGAATAGCCTGCAGAAAAGATAATGTTTGAACATGTAGTGgtgttaaaaaaatcaaaatggaATTATAAAAAGACTTGATAGTTAACACTCACATGGCCACCAAACTCAGTGGTAATCCAGTGTGGTCTTGGGGTAACGTTGTAGAAAAATTGGCATGCAGAGGCTCTGTCTTGGTATGACCACACATATTCTGGGAAGATGCTGTGCTTATTGCTTCCACCTACGGGCATTATCATCTCTGTGCAGGCCTGCATGCACAAAACTACATCTCCTCATTACCTACATCTTTTtatgtatattatattatatgcaTTTCACACTTTGTCCTTGTAAATTAGTTAAAACAAATCTCTTTCAATCATTTTAAATTACCCTCATTTTATGTTTAAGTGTACATTTCATCTCCCTTCTTCTTTTAcactattttgttttatatttatttataaactaatttccaatatttttttagaataaattaattTCCAATGTTTGTTAtgaatctaaaataaaatttatatacatatatattttaattataatatgagttaatcttaaaatgtttatttattatataatcttTAATTATATAAGTGCGTGGATATACATGCTGGGCCTGCTCAGCTTGTAAACAAATGGGTCTATTATTATTGGTCTCAGGGGCAAGATTGGGCGATTTATTCCAGTATcttattctttataattttattttttattaaatatttttttaaattttataatgtgAAATTTAGAgattttataaatctaaaagttaaatttatgatttttttacaaatttttcatttcaaaatatagaatctaaaatgaatatatttaaaaaaattgaaagtatAAGTGTAGGAGAtgggagtgcaggaagaaattgccgGACGATTGTACTATAGCTTATTTGTTTTTGTCCAAAACTATTGGGCTGGTACTTCTTAATTGgttcacaaattaaaagaatagttttcgttttccttttaaaaagcTAAACGTCCATGGTTGAAAAGATTTGAATTGGAATTCagtttaaaatattatgttgTGAGTATTAAGGGTAAGAGGGATTACCAAGTAATTATATAGTAATTTTTAGAGTTATATGAAAGGTGATGGTTTTataattaagaagaaaaaaccCACCACTCACAATTTTACAAAATAGGAAAAGAATAGTCCCAAAATTTGAAATACCCtaatattataaatgaaatGCATATAAGAGAGTAAATCTCTCATATTCtccatttttataaattaaatataggTACATTTCATGTGTTAGCTCGctaattaataaagaaaaatcttTCAATTGGTCCAaactattattttcttatttttatctatattatatttatttactattaatttaattatataacatatatttattcaatGCTCCTACTAAAATACTAGTTCACGAAcattttgaaagagaaaaaaaacctCAGATAAACACTAACTAAAAAAGTTAACTATAATAACTTAACAACtaaatcatttaattataataattaaaaattataagattaaaccccaaaaaaatattaaactcgTTCACTGGGTTATGGAAAGTTGAAACACAATATTAATCAATAACGTTGGAATAACCACCGTTAGCACGTTAACACGTGAAGCTGTCACGTGGTCTTTCTTGGATTCtaccattatttaaatataatatatctattttatccatttaactattattattattgtcgactaaaaaaactattattattattattattttatatatatattttttaaatggtaATGGAGAAATTTAATTAGAAGTTACCTGCCATTGCCATCCTCCAAGATCGTGAGGATCTGAATCGTCATCCAAATCGAAACAAGTTGCAGTGCCTGTATAGTTGTAGTACACACTAGCTGCTGCATACAACTTCCCTAATCCATCATTCTTTTCCCTATCTATTGCCTCACACATCTATATTCAAACAAACAAATCAATACATCTTtccattaattatatattaaaaaataattttaaatctaattcaatcttataaaactaaattaaaaaaattaaatttttattcattatatattataatatatcacTATTTTCACTTGAGATTtccaataatataatatatttcaaaatccTACAAATACCATTGATTATTTCTCAagaactattatttttttaattatttatgtaatattatctaaataaaatCATTCTTAATTTTATCACTAAAAATCTTCATATTCCATTTCATTGTCGCTGTCATTACAACTTCGGAGCCACTCCACCACATGTTTCAACAAGTCTTTTTCTTAAAGGTGTGTGATATTAGGCATTGAATAAttgttcttcttcatcaaatatatgccacaaaaatcacaattttgtaaaatataatcGGGATTATTTTATCACATCACGATCCTTTAGTCAAACGGAGTTAAACAAATAATTTGCTATGACTAACGATTTTAACAATGAATCTGAAGTTTGTTCTTTCAACAACAACAAAGAAACAATATCCGAAATATGTAACCAAACAGATAGAAGTGAatcactgaaaaaaaaaaacagtttccTTAAAAAAAGCATTTAAAAAGTGTAAGCTGGTAACCTTTTTTATGGGATATGCTGGTAAGGGACTGAGGAAATTGGATGGTGTGGGATAATCTGTCATAGCTGTATAAACCCACGCTGTCCTAAGCCAATTTTCCAGAAAACCTGGCCCAAAATCATTGCTTCTgaaaaatacatatattaaaCTATAATCAcctaaattaattaatcatttgAAGTAAATGGTTTTCCATTAATGATGCTCTCACTTGCAAATTCTGAATGATTTCTGTAACAGTTGCAGTCCTCCGGGTTTGTTGGCTGTGTCGTCTATTAGTTTCCATGACCCTTTTAACACTTTGTAACAATTCTCACTCTCGCTCTGTGGTAATACATGAAAAGGAATCTTTTATCAAACAGTTACATGCACGTGAGTATTAATTGCAAATTATTAAGAGAATCAAACCCTGAAGTCTTGTGAGATGATGTTGTTGAAGATATCTGGTGAAACCAAATCCATGAAATGGAGAATTGGAGCGGAGGATGCTAGAGCTCCAATTGCAACGTGTGGATACTTCATCCTGAACCAAGCTGCCAACACTACAAAACAATACCCAATTAGATTTTAGACTCATCTCAACTTGGGAGATTCAACCATTGAAGTCAACAGAATAGAAGCAAAGACTTAATTattgaaaggaaaaaaatgatgatgatgacTGGTGAGATTGGTTTATACTTCCTCCATAGGATCCTCCAAACACCACAACTGGAGAATCAGTTGCTGACAAATTCTTCTTCAAATCAATGATGAGA from Phaseolus vulgaris cultivar G19833 chromosome 1, P. vulgaris v2.0, whole genome shotgun sequence carries:
- the LOC137814607 gene encoding uncharacterized protein, which produces MALGLHFILRLFSLYLVTSSTFALSPILPRFPSSAVSAELKQSSNSAPNSLYRTKFFTQILDHFNFNPQSNHVFQQRYLINDTFWGGAKNNAPIFVYTGNEGNIEWFTQNTGFMFENAPSFHALLVFIEHRFYGKSIPFGGNRKVAYANASTLGYLSSTQALADYATLIIDLKKNLSATDSPVVVFGGSYGGMLAAWFRMKYPHVAIGALASSAPILHFMDLVSPDIFNNIISQDFRSESENCYKVLKGSWKLIDDTANKPGGLQLLQKSFRICKSNDFGPGFLENWLRTAWVYTAMTDYPTPSNFLSPLPAYPIKKMCEAIDREKNDGLGKLYAAASVYYNYTGTATCFDLDDDSDPHDLGGWQWQACTEMIMPVGGSNKHSIFPEYVWSYQDRASACQFFYNVTPRPHWITTEFGGHAIQTVLKRSASNIIFFNGLRDPWSGGGVLKNISKTIVAIVEKRGAHHVDLRYSAKEDPKWLKDVRRQEVNIIASWISQYYQDLHSNN